Sequence from the Calidithermus timidus DSM 17022 genome:
TAACTACTTAGCCGCCAAAGTTGCAAGGAACTCCTTGTTGGTTTTGGTACGGGAGAGCCTCGCCAACAGCATTTCCATGGCTTCGGCGGGGTCCATGTCGGCCAATACCTTGCGAAGCAGCCACATCTTGTGGATGACCTCCTCGCCCAGCAGCAGCTCCTCGCGGCGGGTGCCCGACTTGAGGATGTCGATCGCGGGGAAGATGCGTCGCTCTTCCAAACGGCGCGATAGGTGCAGCTCCATGTTGCCCGTTCCCTTGAACTCCTCGAAGATCACGTCGTCCATGCGGCTGCCGGTCTCGACCAGGGCGGTGGCCAAGATGGTCAGCGAACCCCCACCCCGGATGTTGCGGGCGGCGCCCAAAAAGCGCTTGGGGAAGTGCAAGGCCGCCGAGTCCAGTCCGCCCGAGAGGGTGCGGCCCGTCGGCGGCGTGACCAGGTTGTTGGCCCGCGCCAAGCGGGTGATGGAGTCGAGGAGGATCAGCACGTGGCCACCCTCTTCGACGATGCGGCGGCTGCGCTCGTGTACGAACTCGGCCACGCGAATGTGGTTCTGGGGGGGTTCGTCGAAGGTGGAAGCGATGACCTCGGCTCCCTCGACCGATTCGCGGAAGTCGGTGACCTCTTCGGGGCGCTCATCGATGAGCAGCACGATCACCTTGATGTCGGGCTCATTGTGCAGCACGGCACGAGCCACCTTCTTGAGCAGGGTGGTCTTGCCGGCCTTGGGCGGGGCGACGATCAGCCCGCGCTGGCCGCGGCCTATAGGGGCCAGCAGGTCGATGACCCGACAGGAGGCCTCGTCACTGGTGGTCTCGAGGATGATCTGCCGGTCGGGGAACTGCGGGATGAGGTCGTCGAACCTGGGGCGCTTGGCGGCAGCCTCAGGGTCGAGGTTGTTGACCGCCTCGACCTTCATCAGGGTGCCGTAGCGCTCGTTTTCGCGGGGCGGACGGGCTTTGCCGACGATGTAGTCCCCGGTGCGAAGCTGGTATTGCTTGATCAGGCCCGCGCTGACGATGACCGAGCGCGACTCGAGGGCGTAGAGGTTTTCCTGCAGGAATCCGTAGCCGTCGGAGCTGATCTCGAGGTAGCCCTTGGCCAGGTTCAATCCCTCTTCGCTGGCTTCCTGGCCCAGCAGGGCCATCACCAGCTCGTCCTTGCGCATCTTCTTGTAGTCCTCAATCCCCGCCTTGGCTGCCAGGAGGTGCAGCTCGGGCAAAATCTTGGCCGACAACTCCTGGAAACCCAGCGGGGTTTCGGTGGCGGTGCCCTTTTTTCTCATTACTGATTCACCTTAGCCCAGTCTTCCATGAATTTCTTCAGACCGATGTCGGTCAAGGGGTGCTGGATGAGCATCTTGAACACGCTCAGCGGCATGGTGGCGATGTCGGCCCCGGCCAGCGCGGCGTCGGTGACGTGGCGGGGGTGGCGGATGGAGGCGGCCAGCACCTTGGTGGGAAGGTTCTGCACGGCGAAGAGCTCGGCGATCTCACGCACCAAGTCCATCCCCTCCCAGGAGATGTCGTCCACGCGACCCAGGAAGGGCGAGACGCACCAGGCCCCGGCCCTGGCCGCCAGCAGAGCCTGGTTGGCAGAGAAGATGAGGGTCATGTTGATGCGGATGCCTTCGGAGCTGAGCACCTTGCAGGCCTTGAGCCCTTCGACGGTGGTGGGTAGCTTGACCACGACGTGATCGTCGATCTTGGCCAGGCGGCGGCCCTCGGCGATCATGTCGGTGTGCAGCAGGCTGGTGACCTCGGCGGAAACCGGCCCCTTCACCACTTCACAGATCTCTTTGATGGTTGGCTCGAAGGGTCGGCCCGACTTGAGGATGAGGCTAGGGTTGGTGGTCACCCCGGACAGCACCCCCCAGGACGCAATTTCCTTGATTTCTTCGATCACAGCAGTATCCAGGTACAGTTCCATACAAGGGGCCTCCCTCAGGTTGTAAACGCTTTGGGCTTAGGTTCAAGTCTAACCCCCAGCACACAGCCATGCAAGGTTTAGCGTTTGACATCCTGTTTGGGGGTAGCTAGCATAAGTTTTACCCTATGGCAGCCGCATAGGAGTATAGGTCAGGCTGCTCGGGTTGTAAAGTAAAAGACGGGGACGAGTAAGCGCCAATGCCCACGCAGCGAGTTGGGGGTAGTGCGAGCCTGACGGCAACTTTGGCGCCGAAGATCACCCCGCTCAATCTGGGAAGAACCGATGGCCCGAAGCCTTAATCCAGGCTTGAACCATCCCAGTAGACCCCAGCGGGTGCGCCCGAGATCGCGCAGAAGAGTGCCGTTGGTGCGTCCAGAGTCTGGAGTCTAGCGCCCAAAGTTATAAGGCTCTCGACCCTTGACCTCCACCGGAAGTGCGGTGGTACCGCGAGAGAAGCCAGATAGGCGACTTTCGTCCGCACCTGAGCTGTTTCTAAGCGGCCCGGTGCGGACGCTGCTTTTGGAACAGCCAGAAGGAGACCAGATGGTAGAGGAAAAAAAGCTATTCAAAGAGGTGGGTGAGCCCGACTTCCCCCGCCTCGAGGCCGAGGTGCTGGAGTTCTGGAAGAAGCAGGAGATCTTCGAGAAGTCCGACCGCAAGCCCGCGCCCAGGGGTAAGTTCGTCTTCTATGAAGGACCACCCACCGCCAACGGGCAGCCGGCCATGCACCACGTGCTCGCGCGCAGCTTCAAAGACCTGTTCCCCCGCTACAAGACCATGCAGGGCTTCCACGTCACGCGCAAGGGCGGCTGGGACACCCACGGCCTGCCCGTCGAGATCGCGGTGGAGAAGCGGCTGGGCGTGCTGGGGCGCAAGGCGCTCTCGCGCGAGGAGATCGCCGAGTTCAACGCCACGTGCAAGAAGTACGTCTTCGAGAACATCCAAGACTGGAACTACTTCACCGAGCGGCTGGGCTTCTGGGTGGACCTGGATAGCGCCTACATCACCTACACCAACGAGTACATCGAGTCGGTGTGGAACCTCTTGAAACGGCTGTGGGACAAGGGCCTCATCACCCAGGACTACAAGGTAGTACCCCTTTCCCCGCGCATTTCCACCACCCTCTCGCAAAACGAGATCGCCGACGGCTACCGCGAGGTGGACGACCCCAGCGTCTACGTGCGCTTCCCGCTCAAGCTCGAGACCACACCAAACGCCGTACGGCGAGCGTTGGAGGCCCAGGGGGTGCGGCTCGAGGAGCTGCGCGACCTTGCCATCCTGGTCTGGACCACCACGCCCTGGACCCTCCCCTCCAACACGATGGCGGCTGTGAACCCCCAGATGGACTACGCCCTGGTGCGCTCGCCCTCGGCAGGTCACCTGATCTTCGCGGTGGAGGCGGTCGAGCGGCTGAAGGAGCTGCACAAGGAGGAGCTCGAGGTCCTCGCGCAGCTCAAGGGCACCGACCTGGAGTGGTGGGAGTACATCCCCCCCTTCCCCGAAGTCTGCGTCGAATTGGGCGTGGTGAAGGCGCAGGGTGAGCGGCGGGAGGACGGCAGGCCGGTCATGCACTTCGTGGCCCTGGCCGACTTCGTCAGCGCCGAGGACGGCTCAGGAGTAGCCCACGAGGCCCCGGTCTACGGCGCGGAGGACCTCGAGCTCTCCCGCAAGTACGGCACGCCGCTGCTCTTCGGCACCGACGAGTACGGCGTGATGCGGGTCACCGGCGAGCAGGGCAAGTTCTTCAAGGATGCCGACAAGGGGCTCATCCGCTCCATGAAAGAGCGCGGAGTGCTCTACCACGCGGGCACCATCCGTCACCGCTATCCCTTCCACGACCGCACCGGCGATCCCATCCTCTACTTCGCCAAACCCTCCTGGTACATCAAGACCTCGCTCTTCCGCGAGCAGCTTTACGCGCGCAACGAGGAGATCAACTGGGTGCCCGAGCACATCAAGTACGGGCGCTTTGGCAACTGGCTGAAGGACAACGTGGACTGGGCCATCAGCCGCGAGCGCTACTGGGGCACGCCGCTGCCGTTCTGGGTGGCGGAGGACGGCTCGGAGAAGATCTGCGTGGGAAGCGTCAGGGAGCTCTCCGAGCTGGCCGGGCGCGACCTGTCGGGGCTCGACCTGCACCGCCCCTACGTCGACGACGTCACCTTCGTCAAGGACGGCAAGACCTTCCGCCGGGTGCCGGAGGTGCTCGACGTGTGGTTCGACTCCGGGGCCATGCCCTACGCCCAGTGGCACCTGATGCTCGGCGAAGACGGCAGGCCGCTGCCCGGAACCGAGGCCAACTACGAGCTGTTCGAGCAGCACTTCAACGCCGACTTCATCTGCGAGGCCATCGACCAGACGAGGGGCTGGTTTTACTCCCTGCACGCCATCGCCACGCTGCTCTACGACCGGCCCGCTTTCAAGAATGTCATCTGCCTGGGACACCTGGTCGACGAAAAGGGCCAGAAGATGTCGAAGAGCAAGGGCAACGTGGTCGAGCCCCTGCCCGCCTTCGACAAGTACGGGGCCGATGCGGTGCGCTGGTACATGTTCACCGCCAGCGAGCCGGGCGACACCAAGCGCTTCAGCGAGCGACTGGTGGCCGAGGCCATGCGCGGCTTTTTGGGCACGCTGTGGAACGTCTACAGCTTCTTCGTGCTCTACGCCAACCTCGACCGCCCCAAGCTCAAAGAGCGCCCCCCCGTCGAAGCGCGGCCCGAGATCGACCGCTGGCTCTACAGCCGCACCCAAGAACTCGTGCAGGAGGTGAGTGAGGCCCTCGAGCGCTACGACGCGCGCGGCGGAGCCCGGGCTCTGGAAAGGTTCGTGGAAGAGCTTTCCAACTGGTACGTGCGCC
This genomic interval carries:
- the ileS gene encoding isoleucine--tRNA ligase, with amino-acid sequence MVEEKKLFKEVGEPDFPRLEAEVLEFWKKQEIFEKSDRKPAPRGKFVFYEGPPTANGQPAMHHVLARSFKDLFPRYKTMQGFHVTRKGGWDTHGLPVEIAVEKRLGVLGRKALSREEIAEFNATCKKYVFENIQDWNYFTERLGFWVDLDSAYITYTNEYIESVWNLLKRLWDKGLITQDYKVVPLSPRISTTLSQNEIADGYREVDDPSVYVRFPLKLETTPNAVRRALEAQGVRLEELRDLAILVWTTTPWTLPSNTMAAVNPQMDYALVRSPSAGHLIFAVEAVERLKELHKEELEVLAQLKGTDLEWWEYIPPFPEVCVELGVVKAQGERREDGRPVMHFVALADFVSAEDGSGVAHEAPVYGAEDLELSRKYGTPLLFGTDEYGVMRVTGEQGKFFKDADKGLIRSMKERGVLYHAGTIRHRYPFHDRTGDPILYFAKPSWYIKTSLFREQLYARNEEINWVPEHIKYGRFGNWLKDNVDWAISRERYWGTPLPFWVAEDGSEKICVGSVRELSELAGRDLSGLDLHRPYVDDVTFVKDGKTFRRVPEVLDVWFDSGAMPYAQWHLMLGEDGRPLPGTEANYELFEQHFNADFICEAIDQTRGWFYSLHAIATLLYDRPAFKNVICLGHLVDEKGQKMSKSKGNVVEPLPAFDKYGADAVRWYMFTASEPGDTKRFSERLVAEAMRGFLGTLWNVYSFFVLYANLDRPKLKERPPVEARPEIDRWLYSRTQELVQEVSEALERYDARGGARALERFVEELSNWYVRRNRRRFWKNDDPADREAAYATLWEALVAVSQLCAPFTPFVAEALWQNLVRSVDQSAPESVHLSQWPQAQAMDQSLLESMHAVLEVVRLARAARARSGVKTRIPLPLMLVTAPTAEERAGLQHFAAEIADELNVKELRVLGPEEEVLSYRVLPNLPVLGRKYGKRVPAIRQLLAELDGKYVSQTLKAKQALHLEVEGETIALSPDELLLEALSPAGYEALEDRGYVAALEVRVDDELFLEGLARELIRLVQQARKDMGLQVSDRIHLSYQAEGKYAEALRNFGSRLQEETLALSLSEAPITGFETGLEDEEGRVRFGLSKA
- the fsa gene encoding fructose-6-phosphate aldolase, which translates into the protein MELYLDTAVIEEIKEIASWGVLSGVTTNPSLILKSGRPFEPTIKEICEVVKGPVSAEVTSLLHTDMIAEGRRLAKIDDHVVVKLPTTVEGLKACKVLSSEGIRINMTLIFSANQALLAARAGAWCVSPFLGRVDDISWEGMDLVREIAELFAVQNLPTKVLAASIRHPRHVTDAALAGADIATMPLSVFKMLIQHPLTDIGLKKFMEDWAKVNQ
- the rho gene encoding transcription termination factor Rho, which produces MRKKGTATETPLGFQELSAKILPELHLLAAKAGIEDYKKMRKDELVMALLGQEASEEGLNLAKGYLEISSDGYGFLQENLYALESRSVIVSAGLIKQYQLRTGDYIVGKARPPRENERYGTLMKVEAVNNLDPEAAAKRPRFDDLIPQFPDRQIILETTSDEASCRVIDLLAPIGRGQRGLIVAPPKAGKTTLLKKVARAVLHNEPDIKVIVLLIDERPEEVTDFRESVEGAEVIASTFDEPPQNHIRVAEFVHERSRRIVEEGGHVLILLDSITRLARANNLVTPPTGRTLSGGLDSAALHFPKRFLGAARNIRGGGSLTILATALVETGSRMDDVIFEEFKGTGNMELHLSRRLEERRIFPAIDILKSGTRREELLLGEEVIHKMWLLRKVLADMDPAEAMEMLLARLSRTKTNKEFLATLAAK